A single region of the Anoplolepis gracilipes chromosome 1, ASM4749672v1, whole genome shotgun sequence genome encodes:
- the Eys gene encoding uncharacterized protein Eys isoform X1: MGRYVRLLRLAYKWSYCLPFARTTTCQSILILIVLSTTITVFALESDCSEDPCMYGICLDNENSTYSCYCIDGYTGINCEINWDECWSDPCLNGGTCNDGVAAYNCTCVDGFVGVNCEQRYSECSNHPCLNNGTCVDYDGIICQCLEGYSGDYCEIDVSVCNETICKNFGECVEGPGMSFYCRCREGWTGTFCDVDVDECLKSPCKNGGLCINVPASYTCACLFGFTGKDCDRAVVPCNENPCQNGAVCLLEDEHPVCYCVPDYHGALCELKYDDCESKFAQCDNGGTCIDGINSFTCACLPNYSGSMCEYSFPSTTIAVEVGETSEQGISLIKPTSSVVSPRESTSIADTSVFLSTSYSATDSSSFYTKSYTIMEKTTTSGYEDGGSPSVSSESGILLTEAPSTSSTTSKETTREDVATPEVTTVTSAVTEGFSHVTETESTEIYSPTGRSIYVDGQVTKVDDQTTYLPTSESVGEDVTRGTVYMTSFSYRPTIDTDEGQIDHHEKTTATSAVMDHATDVTLPINVTFRYTTESLQNRTFDLGPTVVDSPEPILPLTTSTLPSVLSSTVRFETSTGSSPLTSTSASSLSQTTSIEISTTEIGGCRGNQCSTTTTSTSRNVTEYADGCKTDSTITQAAFNGKSFVRQRVEVIISDNKSATLRIYVKLKTAFRNGIILHVYFDNERYSLVYLELGSLKFQFSCGLETMLLGEIDAIIDNGFEVGIDMSFQYVANDENEKCFAKLLVNGTMAVTGEQILPQRGMVPKYANLYIGGIPLTFSHYFPHVAMGFIGCMDSLKVNGISRHFIHDSTETFQIEECTSFLCLSNPCQNFGACEENEGRIRCKCIAGYTGPLCEHSACNDNPCSMGATCVSSPGTGFICVCPLGSHGLFCEEDAILVRPAFSVLVPGFASYIAYGVSTSIKDTMELKLRLIPRTFDQISLIAYFGQRGSRRDVSDHLSITFVRGYIMLTWDLGSGVRRIFTSDSLSSLSVAGSAGKSKTYTLRIGRRGKEAWLAVEGLRNVTGQAVGSMTQLDVSPVLYIGGYKSKNFETLPHDLPLHTGFSGCIFDVELRTDTSILPLTGSSPATGRGVGECNRNECIRHSCKNGAVCLHHGASYSCICTKEWVGPDCSIPV, encoded by the exons ATGGGAAG GTATGTAAGGCTACTTAGATTGGCTTATAAGTGGAGTTATTGCCTGCCTTTCGCGAGGACCACCACGTGTCAAAGTATTCTTATTCTGATAGTACTGTCGACTACCATAACAGTGTTTGCACTAGAATCGGATTGTAGCGAGGACCCTTGCATGTATGGGATCTGTTTGGACAACGAGAACag CACCTATTCTTGTTATTGTATTGATGGTTATACGGGAATTAATTGTGAGATTAATTGGGACGAATGCTGGTCAGATCCTTGTCTCAATGGTGGCACGTGCAACGATGGCGTTGCAGCATATAATTGCACTTGCGTCGATGGTTTTGTAG GTGTAAATTGCGAGCAAAGATATAGCGAATGTTCGAATCATCCGTGTCTCAACAACGGCACTTGCGTCGATTACGATGGCATCATATGTCAATGTCTGGAAGGATATTCAG GAGATTACTGCGAGATAGACGTTTCTGTTTGCAACGAAacaatatgcaaaaatttcgGCGAATGCGTCGAAGGACCCGGAATGTCATTCTATTGCCGTTGTCGCGAAg GATGGACCGGCACTTTTTGCGACGTAGACGTTGATGAGTGTTTGAAGTCACCGTGCAAAAACGGTGGCCTCTGTATCAATGTTCCAGCTTCCTATACTTGTGCTTGTTTATTTG gTTTTACTGGCAAGGATTGCGACAGGGCAGTTGTACCATGTAATGAAAATCCTTGCCAAAACGGAGCAGTTTGTTTGTTGGAGGACGAGCATCCAGTTTGTTACTGCGTGCCGGATTATCACGGCGCACTATGCGAGTTAAAGTATGACGATTGCGAGTCAAAGTTTGCACAGTGCGACAACGGTGGTACTTGCATCGACGGTATCAACAGCTTCACTTGTGCCTGTCTACCGAATTACAGTGGTTCCATGTGCGAGTATAGTTTCCCTTCGACGACTATCGCTGTGGAAGTAGGGGAGACGTCCGAGCAGGGAATAAGTTTGATTAAACCTACATCCTCCGTTGTTTCACCTAGAGAATCAACTTCAATAGCGGATACTTCCGTGTTCTTATCAACATCCTATTCTGCAACGGATTCTAGTTCGTTTTACACGAAGAGCTACACAATCATGGAGAAGACCACGACGTCAGGATACGAGGACGGAGGTTCTCCTAGTGTTAGCAGCGAAAGTGGTATCCTTCTTACTGAAGCTCCGTCGACGAGTTCCACGACTAGTAAGGAAACGACTCGAGAAGATGTCGCGACACCGGAGGTCACAACAGTGACGTCCGCTGTTACCGAAGGTTTCTCTCATGTAACTGAAACAGAAAGTACGGAAATTTATTCTCCAACCGGAAGATCCATTTATGTTGATGGTCAAGTTACCAAGGTCGATGATCAGACAACATATTTGCCGACTTCCGAAAGTGTGGGTGAGGACGTAACGCGTGGAACGGTGTACATGACGAGTTTTAG TTATCGGCCAACAATAGATACGGACGAAGGTCAGATCGACCATCACGAAAAAACCACGGCGACAAGTGCTGTCATGGATCACGCTACCGATGTAACACTCCCCATCAATGTGACATTTCGATACACGACGGAATCGTTACAGAACAGAACCTTCGATCTCGGACCTACGGTCGTGGATTCGCCTGAACCTATTCTACCTTTAACTACCTCGACACTGCCATCAGTATTATCTTCGACTGTCAGATTCGAGACTTCTACGGGATCTTCCCCCTTAACGTCCACCAGCGCATCCTCATTAAGTCAAACTACTAGTATCGAAATCAGCACCACAGAAATTGGCGGTTGTCGTGGGAATCAATGTTCTACAACTACCACGTCAACTTCGCGTAATGTTACCGAG TATGCTGATGGCTGTAAGACAGATTCGACCATTACGCAAGCAGCCTTCAACGGCAAATCTTTTGTCAGACAACGCGTCGAAGTAATAATCTCCGACAATAAGAGCGCAACGCTCCGAATTTACGTTAAGCTCAAAACGGCATTTAGGAATGGAATAATATTGCACGTTTATTTCGACAACGAGAGATATTCTTTAGTGTACTTGGAACTTGGGTCACTAAAGTTTCAGTTTTCTTGCGGTCTGGAAACTATGTTGCTCGGTGAAATCGATGCCATTATCGATAATGGATTCGAAGTGGGTATTGATATGAG CTTTCAATATGTTGCCAATGATGAAAACGAGAAATGTTTTGCCAAATTGCTGGTTAATGGCACTATGGCCGTAACCGGCGAACAAATACTGCCACAACGAGGAATGGTCCCAAAATACGCCAATCTATACATAGGAGGCATTCCATTAACGTTCTCGCATTATTTTCCTCACGTGGCTATGGGATTCATTGGTTGCATGGATTCCTTGAAA GTGAATGGTATTTCGCGACATTTTATTCATGACTCCACAGAAACGTTTCAGATTGAAGAATGTACGTCGTTTTTGTGCTTGTCAAATCCGTGTCAGAATTTCGGCGCGTGCGAAGAAAACGAGGGTCGAATTCGCTGCAAATGTATAGCcgg ATACACCGGGCCTTTGTGCGAACATTCGGCGTGCAATGACAATCCTTGTTCGATGGGTGCAACCTGTGTGAGCTCGCCAGGAACTGGTTTCATCTGCGTTTGCCCGCTCGGCAGCCACGGGCTTTTTTGCGAAGAAG ATGCTATCCTAGTGCGACCGGCCTTCTCGGTCCTCGTCCCCGGTTTCGCGTCGTACATCGCCTACGGTGTGTCGACCTCGATAAAAGACACAATGGAGCTGAAGCTGCGACTCATCCCGCGTACATTCGATCAAATCTCCCTGATAGCTTACTTTGGACAGAGAGGTTCGCGTCGCGATGTTTCGGATCACCTCTCGATAACATTCGTGCGCGGGTATATCATGCTCACGTGGGATTTAGGTTCCG GAGTGCGAAGAATCTTCACCAGCGATTCGTTGAGTTCGCTAAGCGTGGCAGGATCGGCTGGTAAAAGTAAAACGTATACTCTCAGGATTGGTAGGAGAGGTAAGGAGGCATGGCTTGCGGTAGAGGGTCTCAGGAACGTGACCGGTCAGGCGGTAGGATCGATGACTCAACTCGACGTATCGCCCGTTCTTTATATTG GTGGGTACAAGTCAAAAAATTTCGAGACGTTGCCGCACGATCTACCTCTCCACACCGGCTTTTCCGGATGCATATTCGATGTCGAATTGCGCACAGATACTTCTATTCTTCCGCTGACCGGCTCCAGCCCTGCCACCGGCCGCGGCGTGGGCGAATGCAATCGCAATGAATGCATTCGGCACTCGTGCAAGAACGGTGCGGTGTGTTTGCATCATGGAGCATCGTATAG CTGCATTTGTACAAAAGAATGGGTTGGACCTGATTGTTCCATACCTGTCTGA
- the Eys gene encoding uncharacterized protein Eys isoform X2 — protein sequence MYVRLLRLAYKWSYCLPFARTTTCQSILILIVLSTTITVFALESDCSEDPCMYGICLDNENSTYSCYCIDGYTGINCEINWDECWSDPCLNGGTCNDGVAAYNCTCVDGFVGVNCEQRYSECSNHPCLNNGTCVDYDGIICQCLEGYSGDYCEIDVSVCNETICKNFGECVEGPGMSFYCRCREGWTGTFCDVDVDECLKSPCKNGGLCINVPASYTCACLFGFTGKDCDRAVVPCNENPCQNGAVCLLEDEHPVCYCVPDYHGALCELKYDDCESKFAQCDNGGTCIDGINSFTCACLPNYSGSMCEYSFPSTTIAVEVGETSEQGISLIKPTSSVVSPRESTSIADTSVFLSTSYSATDSSSFYTKSYTIMEKTTTSGYEDGGSPSVSSESGILLTEAPSTSSTTSKETTREDVATPEVTTVTSAVTEGFSHVTETESTEIYSPTGRSIYVDGQVTKVDDQTTYLPTSESVGEDVTRGTVYMTSFSYRPTIDTDEGQIDHHEKTTATSAVMDHATDVTLPINVTFRYTTESLQNRTFDLGPTVVDSPEPILPLTTSTLPSVLSSTVRFETSTGSSPLTSTSASSLSQTTSIEISTTEIGGCRGNQCSTTTTSTSRNVTEYADGCKTDSTITQAAFNGKSFVRQRVEVIISDNKSATLRIYVKLKTAFRNGIILHVYFDNERYSLVYLELGSLKFQFSCGLETMLLGEIDAIIDNGFEVGIDMSFQYVANDENEKCFAKLLVNGTMAVTGEQILPQRGMVPKYANLYIGGIPLTFSHYFPHVAMGFIGCMDSLKVNGISRHFIHDSTETFQIEECTSFLCLSNPCQNFGACEENEGRIRCKCIAGYTGPLCEHSACNDNPCSMGATCVSSPGTGFICVCPLGSHGLFCEEDAILVRPAFSVLVPGFASYIAYGVSTSIKDTMELKLRLIPRTFDQISLIAYFGQRGSRRDVSDHLSITFVRGYIMLTWDLGSGVRRIFTSDSLSSLSVAGSAGKSKTYTLRIGRRGKEAWLAVEGLRNVTGQAVGSMTQLDVSPVLYIGGYKSKNFETLPHDLPLHTGFSGCIFDVELRTDTSILPLTGSSPATGRGVGECNRNECIRHSCKNGAVCLHHGASYSCICTKEWVGPDCSIPV from the exons AT GTATGTAAGGCTACTTAGATTGGCTTATAAGTGGAGTTATTGCCTGCCTTTCGCGAGGACCACCACGTGTCAAAGTATTCTTATTCTGATAGTACTGTCGACTACCATAACAGTGTTTGCACTAGAATCGGATTGTAGCGAGGACCCTTGCATGTATGGGATCTGTTTGGACAACGAGAACag CACCTATTCTTGTTATTGTATTGATGGTTATACGGGAATTAATTGTGAGATTAATTGGGACGAATGCTGGTCAGATCCTTGTCTCAATGGTGGCACGTGCAACGATGGCGTTGCAGCATATAATTGCACTTGCGTCGATGGTTTTGTAG GTGTAAATTGCGAGCAAAGATATAGCGAATGTTCGAATCATCCGTGTCTCAACAACGGCACTTGCGTCGATTACGATGGCATCATATGTCAATGTCTGGAAGGATATTCAG GAGATTACTGCGAGATAGACGTTTCTGTTTGCAACGAAacaatatgcaaaaatttcgGCGAATGCGTCGAAGGACCCGGAATGTCATTCTATTGCCGTTGTCGCGAAg GATGGACCGGCACTTTTTGCGACGTAGACGTTGATGAGTGTTTGAAGTCACCGTGCAAAAACGGTGGCCTCTGTATCAATGTTCCAGCTTCCTATACTTGTGCTTGTTTATTTG gTTTTACTGGCAAGGATTGCGACAGGGCAGTTGTACCATGTAATGAAAATCCTTGCCAAAACGGAGCAGTTTGTTTGTTGGAGGACGAGCATCCAGTTTGTTACTGCGTGCCGGATTATCACGGCGCACTATGCGAGTTAAAGTATGACGATTGCGAGTCAAAGTTTGCACAGTGCGACAACGGTGGTACTTGCATCGACGGTATCAACAGCTTCACTTGTGCCTGTCTACCGAATTACAGTGGTTCCATGTGCGAGTATAGTTTCCCTTCGACGACTATCGCTGTGGAAGTAGGGGAGACGTCCGAGCAGGGAATAAGTTTGATTAAACCTACATCCTCCGTTGTTTCACCTAGAGAATCAACTTCAATAGCGGATACTTCCGTGTTCTTATCAACATCCTATTCTGCAACGGATTCTAGTTCGTTTTACACGAAGAGCTACACAATCATGGAGAAGACCACGACGTCAGGATACGAGGACGGAGGTTCTCCTAGTGTTAGCAGCGAAAGTGGTATCCTTCTTACTGAAGCTCCGTCGACGAGTTCCACGACTAGTAAGGAAACGACTCGAGAAGATGTCGCGACACCGGAGGTCACAACAGTGACGTCCGCTGTTACCGAAGGTTTCTCTCATGTAACTGAAACAGAAAGTACGGAAATTTATTCTCCAACCGGAAGATCCATTTATGTTGATGGTCAAGTTACCAAGGTCGATGATCAGACAACATATTTGCCGACTTCCGAAAGTGTGGGTGAGGACGTAACGCGTGGAACGGTGTACATGACGAGTTTTAG TTATCGGCCAACAATAGATACGGACGAAGGTCAGATCGACCATCACGAAAAAACCACGGCGACAAGTGCTGTCATGGATCACGCTACCGATGTAACACTCCCCATCAATGTGACATTTCGATACACGACGGAATCGTTACAGAACAGAACCTTCGATCTCGGACCTACGGTCGTGGATTCGCCTGAACCTATTCTACCTTTAACTACCTCGACACTGCCATCAGTATTATCTTCGACTGTCAGATTCGAGACTTCTACGGGATCTTCCCCCTTAACGTCCACCAGCGCATCCTCATTAAGTCAAACTACTAGTATCGAAATCAGCACCACAGAAATTGGCGGTTGTCGTGGGAATCAATGTTCTACAACTACCACGTCAACTTCGCGTAATGTTACCGAG TATGCTGATGGCTGTAAGACAGATTCGACCATTACGCAAGCAGCCTTCAACGGCAAATCTTTTGTCAGACAACGCGTCGAAGTAATAATCTCCGACAATAAGAGCGCAACGCTCCGAATTTACGTTAAGCTCAAAACGGCATTTAGGAATGGAATAATATTGCACGTTTATTTCGACAACGAGAGATATTCTTTAGTGTACTTGGAACTTGGGTCACTAAAGTTTCAGTTTTCTTGCGGTCTGGAAACTATGTTGCTCGGTGAAATCGATGCCATTATCGATAATGGATTCGAAGTGGGTATTGATATGAG CTTTCAATATGTTGCCAATGATGAAAACGAGAAATGTTTTGCCAAATTGCTGGTTAATGGCACTATGGCCGTAACCGGCGAACAAATACTGCCACAACGAGGAATGGTCCCAAAATACGCCAATCTATACATAGGAGGCATTCCATTAACGTTCTCGCATTATTTTCCTCACGTGGCTATGGGATTCATTGGTTGCATGGATTCCTTGAAA GTGAATGGTATTTCGCGACATTTTATTCATGACTCCACAGAAACGTTTCAGATTGAAGAATGTACGTCGTTTTTGTGCTTGTCAAATCCGTGTCAGAATTTCGGCGCGTGCGAAGAAAACGAGGGTCGAATTCGCTGCAAATGTATAGCcgg ATACACCGGGCCTTTGTGCGAACATTCGGCGTGCAATGACAATCCTTGTTCGATGGGTGCAACCTGTGTGAGCTCGCCAGGAACTGGTTTCATCTGCGTTTGCCCGCTCGGCAGCCACGGGCTTTTTTGCGAAGAAG ATGCTATCCTAGTGCGACCGGCCTTCTCGGTCCTCGTCCCCGGTTTCGCGTCGTACATCGCCTACGGTGTGTCGACCTCGATAAAAGACACAATGGAGCTGAAGCTGCGACTCATCCCGCGTACATTCGATCAAATCTCCCTGATAGCTTACTTTGGACAGAGAGGTTCGCGTCGCGATGTTTCGGATCACCTCTCGATAACATTCGTGCGCGGGTATATCATGCTCACGTGGGATTTAGGTTCCG GAGTGCGAAGAATCTTCACCAGCGATTCGTTGAGTTCGCTAAGCGTGGCAGGATCGGCTGGTAAAAGTAAAACGTATACTCTCAGGATTGGTAGGAGAGGTAAGGAGGCATGGCTTGCGGTAGAGGGTCTCAGGAACGTGACCGGTCAGGCGGTAGGATCGATGACTCAACTCGACGTATCGCCCGTTCTTTATATTG GTGGGTACAAGTCAAAAAATTTCGAGACGTTGCCGCACGATCTACCTCTCCACACCGGCTTTTCCGGATGCATATTCGATGTCGAATTGCGCACAGATACTTCTATTCTTCCGCTGACCGGCTCCAGCCCTGCCACCGGCCGCGGCGTGGGCGAATGCAATCGCAATGAATGCATTCGGCACTCGTGCAAGAACGGTGCGGTGTGTTTGCATCATGGAGCATCGTATAG CTGCATTTGTACAAAAGAATGGGTTGGACCTGATTGTTCCATACCTGTCTGA
- the Eys gene encoding uncharacterized protein Eys isoform X3, translating into MGSILILIVLSTTITVFALESDCSEDPCMYGICLDNENSTYSCYCIDGYTGINCEINWDECWSDPCLNGGTCNDGVAAYNCTCVDGFVGVNCEQRYSECSNHPCLNNGTCVDYDGIICQCLEGYSGDYCEIDVSVCNETICKNFGECVEGPGMSFYCRCREGWTGTFCDVDVDECLKSPCKNGGLCINVPASYTCACLFGFTGKDCDRAVVPCNENPCQNGAVCLLEDEHPVCYCVPDYHGALCELKYDDCESKFAQCDNGGTCIDGINSFTCACLPNYSGSMCEYSFPSTTIAVEVGETSEQGISLIKPTSSVVSPRESTSIADTSVFLSTSYSATDSSSFYTKSYTIMEKTTTSGYEDGGSPSVSSESGILLTEAPSTSSTTSKETTREDVATPEVTTVTSAVTEGFSHVTETESTEIYSPTGRSIYVDGQVTKVDDQTTYLPTSESVGEDVTRGTVYMTSFSYRPTIDTDEGQIDHHEKTTATSAVMDHATDVTLPINVTFRYTTESLQNRTFDLGPTVVDSPEPILPLTTSTLPSVLSSTVRFETSTGSSPLTSTSASSLSQTTSIEISTTEIGGCRGNQCSTTTTSTSRNVTEYADGCKTDSTITQAAFNGKSFVRQRVEVIISDNKSATLRIYVKLKTAFRNGIILHVYFDNERYSLVYLELGSLKFQFSCGLETMLLGEIDAIIDNGFEVGIDMSFQYVANDENEKCFAKLLVNGTMAVTGEQILPQRGMVPKYANLYIGGIPLTFSHYFPHVAMGFIGCMDSLKVNGISRHFIHDSTETFQIEECTSFLCLSNPCQNFGACEENEGRIRCKCIAGYTGPLCEHSACNDNPCSMGATCVSSPGTGFICVCPLGSHGLFCEEDAILVRPAFSVLVPGFASYIAYGVSTSIKDTMELKLRLIPRTFDQISLIAYFGQRGSRRDVSDHLSITFVRGYIMLTWDLGSGVRRIFTSDSLSSLSVAGSAGKSKTYTLRIGRRGKEAWLAVEGLRNVTGQAVGSMTQLDVSPVLYIGGYKSKNFETLPHDLPLHTGFSGCIFDVELRTDTSILPLTGSSPATGRGVGECNRNECIRHSCKNGAVCLHHGASYSCICTKEWVGPDCSIPV; encoded by the exons ATGGGAAG TATTCTTATTCTGATAGTACTGTCGACTACCATAACAGTGTTTGCACTAGAATCGGATTGTAGCGAGGACCCTTGCATGTATGGGATCTGTTTGGACAACGAGAACag CACCTATTCTTGTTATTGTATTGATGGTTATACGGGAATTAATTGTGAGATTAATTGGGACGAATGCTGGTCAGATCCTTGTCTCAATGGTGGCACGTGCAACGATGGCGTTGCAGCATATAATTGCACTTGCGTCGATGGTTTTGTAG GTGTAAATTGCGAGCAAAGATATAGCGAATGTTCGAATCATCCGTGTCTCAACAACGGCACTTGCGTCGATTACGATGGCATCATATGTCAATGTCTGGAAGGATATTCAG GAGATTACTGCGAGATAGACGTTTCTGTTTGCAACGAAacaatatgcaaaaatttcgGCGAATGCGTCGAAGGACCCGGAATGTCATTCTATTGCCGTTGTCGCGAAg GATGGACCGGCACTTTTTGCGACGTAGACGTTGATGAGTGTTTGAAGTCACCGTGCAAAAACGGTGGCCTCTGTATCAATGTTCCAGCTTCCTATACTTGTGCTTGTTTATTTG gTTTTACTGGCAAGGATTGCGACAGGGCAGTTGTACCATGTAATGAAAATCCTTGCCAAAACGGAGCAGTTTGTTTGTTGGAGGACGAGCATCCAGTTTGTTACTGCGTGCCGGATTATCACGGCGCACTATGCGAGTTAAAGTATGACGATTGCGAGTCAAAGTTTGCACAGTGCGACAACGGTGGTACTTGCATCGACGGTATCAACAGCTTCACTTGTGCCTGTCTACCGAATTACAGTGGTTCCATGTGCGAGTATAGTTTCCCTTCGACGACTATCGCTGTGGAAGTAGGGGAGACGTCCGAGCAGGGAATAAGTTTGATTAAACCTACATCCTCCGTTGTTTCACCTAGAGAATCAACTTCAATAGCGGATACTTCCGTGTTCTTATCAACATCCTATTCTGCAACGGATTCTAGTTCGTTTTACACGAAGAGCTACACAATCATGGAGAAGACCACGACGTCAGGATACGAGGACGGAGGTTCTCCTAGTGTTAGCAGCGAAAGTGGTATCCTTCTTACTGAAGCTCCGTCGACGAGTTCCACGACTAGTAAGGAAACGACTCGAGAAGATGTCGCGACACCGGAGGTCACAACAGTGACGTCCGCTGTTACCGAAGGTTTCTCTCATGTAACTGAAACAGAAAGTACGGAAATTTATTCTCCAACCGGAAGATCCATTTATGTTGATGGTCAAGTTACCAAGGTCGATGATCAGACAACATATTTGCCGACTTCCGAAAGTGTGGGTGAGGACGTAACGCGTGGAACGGTGTACATGACGAGTTTTAG TTATCGGCCAACAATAGATACGGACGAAGGTCAGATCGACCATCACGAAAAAACCACGGCGACAAGTGCTGTCATGGATCACGCTACCGATGTAACACTCCCCATCAATGTGACATTTCGATACACGACGGAATCGTTACAGAACAGAACCTTCGATCTCGGACCTACGGTCGTGGATTCGCCTGAACCTATTCTACCTTTAACTACCTCGACACTGCCATCAGTATTATCTTCGACTGTCAGATTCGAGACTTCTACGGGATCTTCCCCCTTAACGTCCACCAGCGCATCCTCATTAAGTCAAACTACTAGTATCGAAATCAGCACCACAGAAATTGGCGGTTGTCGTGGGAATCAATGTTCTACAACTACCACGTCAACTTCGCGTAATGTTACCGAG TATGCTGATGGCTGTAAGACAGATTCGACCATTACGCAAGCAGCCTTCAACGGCAAATCTTTTGTCAGACAACGCGTCGAAGTAATAATCTCCGACAATAAGAGCGCAACGCTCCGAATTTACGTTAAGCTCAAAACGGCATTTAGGAATGGAATAATATTGCACGTTTATTTCGACAACGAGAGATATTCTTTAGTGTACTTGGAACTTGGGTCACTAAAGTTTCAGTTTTCTTGCGGTCTGGAAACTATGTTGCTCGGTGAAATCGATGCCATTATCGATAATGGATTCGAAGTGGGTATTGATATGAG CTTTCAATATGTTGCCAATGATGAAAACGAGAAATGTTTTGCCAAATTGCTGGTTAATGGCACTATGGCCGTAACCGGCGAACAAATACTGCCACAACGAGGAATGGTCCCAAAATACGCCAATCTATACATAGGAGGCATTCCATTAACGTTCTCGCATTATTTTCCTCACGTGGCTATGGGATTCATTGGTTGCATGGATTCCTTGAAA GTGAATGGTATTTCGCGACATTTTATTCATGACTCCACAGAAACGTTTCAGATTGAAGAATGTACGTCGTTTTTGTGCTTGTCAAATCCGTGTCAGAATTTCGGCGCGTGCGAAGAAAACGAGGGTCGAATTCGCTGCAAATGTATAGCcgg ATACACCGGGCCTTTGTGCGAACATTCGGCGTGCAATGACAATCCTTGTTCGATGGGTGCAACCTGTGTGAGCTCGCCAGGAACTGGTTTCATCTGCGTTTGCCCGCTCGGCAGCCACGGGCTTTTTTGCGAAGAAG ATGCTATCCTAGTGCGACCGGCCTTCTCGGTCCTCGTCCCCGGTTTCGCGTCGTACATCGCCTACGGTGTGTCGACCTCGATAAAAGACACAATGGAGCTGAAGCTGCGACTCATCCCGCGTACATTCGATCAAATCTCCCTGATAGCTTACTTTGGACAGAGAGGTTCGCGTCGCGATGTTTCGGATCACCTCTCGATAACATTCGTGCGCGGGTATATCATGCTCACGTGGGATTTAGGTTCCG GAGTGCGAAGAATCTTCACCAGCGATTCGTTGAGTTCGCTAAGCGTGGCAGGATCGGCTGGTAAAAGTAAAACGTATACTCTCAGGATTGGTAGGAGAGGTAAGGAGGCATGGCTTGCGGTAGAGGGTCTCAGGAACGTGACCGGTCAGGCGGTAGGATCGATGACTCAACTCGACGTATCGCCCGTTCTTTATATTG GTGGGTACAAGTCAAAAAATTTCGAGACGTTGCCGCACGATCTACCTCTCCACACCGGCTTTTCCGGATGCATATTCGATGTCGAATTGCGCACAGATACTTCTATTCTTCCGCTGACCGGCTCCAGCCCTGCCACCGGCCGCGGCGTGGGCGAATGCAATCGCAATGAATGCATTCGGCACTCGTGCAAGAACGGTGCGGTGTGTTTGCATCATGGAGCATCGTATAG CTGCATTTGTACAAAAGAATGGGTTGGACCTGATTGTTCCATACCTGTCTGA